The Cuculus canorus isolate bCucCan1 chromosome 6, bCucCan1.pri, whole genome shotgun sequence genomic interval aattaaaaaacatttccctgACACAGGGCTTGATTACACTAGCCAGCCTTAgcaattttcttctgctcttttagAGACACGAGCCCAGGTCAGCAGCACAAAGACATGATGGGGGAACCAGCTGGTATCTCTGCAGGGAACTGCATGGGCTGTATAGGTGTGTCTAAGGAAACGTGTCCTGAGTGATACAAAAGGAGGTGCTGGGAAAAATGTAATTGGTCTGAGTTGTTGTTGTTTGACACATCCTGTAAGGCCCAGTTGTGGTGTCACAAGTCACCGCTTCACCTGCAACAGTCCAGATACACTGAAGTCCTTGAAGTTTCACATCCGGTAGAGAAAGCTAATGATTATGCTTTAGCCAAGTGCATGGTCTCCAGGGACTTTTCCTTTGtctaaaagcaaacagcttgcctaacagaaaataatgctgACAATCTCCCAATACAACTTTCCCCAAGGCAACTGCCACTTCCAGTCTCCTTTGGTGACTGAAAACCTGTCCTGGTCCAAAACCAGCACTGCATAGtttcctgaagagaaaaaattgcatttaaggcaaagaggagagagaagcagaCCATTTTCACAAGGCACAGAATGTATTTCGAGGAGAGATACAAGGGGGTGTATTGGGATAGCGAAATAGCAGAAAACTTCAGAAACCATGGGTACCAAGAGCCACTCTGCCTATTCTAGGATACTGTGAGGTCTCTCTCTTATCTCTGGACTGATAAACTGACAAGGATGAAGCCACGAaaagtgcaaaaaaaccccaactctaCTCTTAAACAGCAGATTAAAagtttaccttttcttttttcttcgTAAgtatcaatttttttctttacatcagCTCTCAATCTCTTGAGTATATCTTTCAGCACTGCCAGGTCATTTTCATTAAttatcccatttttttccatctccagTAAGACCTTCAACATTGACTGgtaaaacaaaaagacataACCCAAACTCATGCAGTGACCTTCAATAACTGCAATACCAGGCACTTCTGGACAGAGCAGAAGATACCCTGGATCCCAGAGACTGACCAGCTAAagactgatttcttttcccGCCAAACCTCATTAAAACAAGGGTCAGGATGCCACACAACTGAAGAAACACATCACAAAGGTTAAGACAAGATGATTAGAATCTGCCTATGGCAaggttttcctgctttgtttcagCCGTGCACAGCCCTGATGTGGACAACGAGACAGCACCCTGTCATGCCTCTGTCTTCAGATGAAGCACTGTTATGTCATTTATCTGTGCCATTTCACATATTCTACTACAGAAAAGGCGTTCAGGgctagttttgtttttaaaagctcaaTAGTCCATGAAGTTGGAGATAAATCTGCTAATTTTCCTATAGGTGCCACAATACAAATAGGACTTTTAAGGGAGGTTCTTAATAATACCAATAATACCAAGCATTTTGATAACACTGTTCATTGTTTACAATACAAATATTAAACTATCTCATCAAACCTCTCAATATTCTGTGGGAGAGTTAACAAAATGCTGTTACCCCAAATtacaataaagaagaaaatgtaccCCATGACACACAAAATTTTGTAGTTGAACTCATATTAGAACTTGATCTTCTGTCTccaaaacattgtttttccttcagcaaaacATCACTCTTCCTAGTTacagcatatatatataaatgtcttaaaaatgccaggcaaagacaaaaggaagagcATGATGGattttgcaagaagaaaagattagAGAAACAGGTAGTGGAAGGAAAATAGGAACAGGAGAgcaaaagggcagaaaaaaagatatagtaagggggaaaaaaaaaaaaaaggtctggTCTATTCTTTCACAGAGCAGCTACCAAGTAACACCATAACTTTTTCAACAACAAGTTTAGTGAGAGCAGATCACTTTCACTTTCCTCTGTTCTTACAAGGAGACTCGCAGACTCTGAACTAGCCTTGCAAGAAACTTATCTAGATCACTTTGCATACAGCATTATTCTGGAGCTTGTTCTTAGGTATTTGTTCTTGGAGCAGGAACTTCACATTCTTGACATCTTCTGGGGTCAAGTCCTCTGCGATTCCATATAGCAGTTGCCtggcaatgaagaaaaaaacctgtttaatAATTTATGAGAAGGAAGCACCATAATCATATATTTGAACTGCAAAATGTAAAACTCTCAATGGTAGGTAGTCATGCTGTAATAAATACAGTTGTGCTGGGAAATTGATAAGACAGTAgtgcagacagaaaacaagacagTATAGGACAGAAGTGCTGTACATATTGCATGCGAAGGTTTACTGCTTCTGTGCTTACCTGTAGGCTGACACCTTTGCCGTGCCTGGGATCTGAAgttctctctccatctcctctcgGCTGGAGCCCAGATGGGTTTCCAGCAGGTCAATCCGAGAGATACGGAAGAGTAGCTCCTTCAGGAAGGACAGGTTCCTCGCCTCTATCATGTTTCTCTCCTTCAGCACTTTGAAGAAGTCCTGTGGCCTCTGGATGGCTTCCAGCCTGCTCATAGGGATGAACTCCAGACTGAGGAACTTGAGAGCAGCCAGTTCACTTGTGGCCAAAGCCTCAGAAATATCAAAAAGGAGTTTGTTGAAGTCGGTACTCATTTCACATCAGGATTTAGATCTAAACACAAACAGAAGTTGATGTAATTTGTCAGTAACAGTAGCTCAACAACATGATTATAAAAGGTATTAACATCATTGTCACGGTTCAGCCTCCCCCAAGCTTGATAGGCAGCTAACAGTGGGCAGATGGGGTCGTAATTCCACCTGCCAGGTAAAGGGGAATGGAAGAGtgacttgtgggttggaaactaaaactgaaacagctttaatgaaatgataataataaaaggaaaataatattgataataataaaaactatatacaaatatatgaaattgctCCCCCTCAACGGCTGTAGttaccactgatgctgcagagcagacatagGGAAAAGGCCCCAggctggactcagcagcagcagggagctggtgTCAGAACTAGATTCAGGAAGGCACAGATCTGGGATGAGGAGCAAAAGGATAGACAAGGTCCATATTAGACTGAAGAACAGACCCTGACTCccatgatccctcagttttacaCGGAGTATTAGGCACATAtgatggaatactctgttagTTTTTGGCCACTTGTCCTGTCCacccttccctgcagctgtgacccattttttcccctttgatttACGGCATTCCACCAACCTTCATCTCCGTAAGGATATGTGTAggcaatggcctttctgcatatcAATGAGGTGTTACATTGGTgataatcataaattttaagtgttatcaCTTCTATAGAtagacactgtctgaaaacaaGTAGTTAACTTTCAGacaatgaagttacttagacgaCGCTTAGgtgaaaagttagaaaatcaATTCCACTTTAGCTGAAACCAGCTTGGTAGCTGCTCTGTGAAAGAATAGAccagacctttttttttttccccttactgtatctttttttctgcccttttgcTCTCCTGTTCCTATTTTCCTTTCACTACCTGTCTCTctaatcttttcttcttgcaaaatCCACCACTTATTCCATCCCATGCACGTCACTACTActtatatcttaaaaaaaaaatatatatatatacacacacgcacacatatatatatattgccaATCCATTATTTTTCTACACAGAAGTTTGTTAAATTCATGATTGTGAGTCTCCATCCATTATATCAGTCTCTCAAGGCAAGCAGAATGGAATAGTGTGAGGATTCATCATGGTTTGtgtccacaggctgcaggttaGAGATGTAAAATAgctcaaaagaaaattacatgcaATACTTCAGTAGAGAGAAGCCGCCTTGCTATCAGAGCTTTGATGCTTTAGCTCTGTGGGTTCTCTCAACTTAACAACTGATGCAAAAACCTGTGTCCTAAatgaaactaaaagaaaaagtcagGGATTGTTCTTGCTTCCTATGGTGTGTCTAGACAGCGGGATATACCAACGCACATCTTGTACAatcccctgctgctgctggtttggttttggtttgggttttttttctgaggtgtTATCCCATTTGGAAGCAAGAGCCACTGGCCAATCTGAAAGACAGACTATGCAGTAAATGAGATGGCCAGCTTTTACATCATAACAAAGACAAcaatgcatcaaaagaagcatggccagcatgtcaagggaagtgattctgcccctgtattcctctcttgtgagacctcatctggaacactatgtccagttctggaatcctcaacgtaagaaggatatggagttgttggaaagggtccagaggagggctacaaagatgatcggagtgctggagcaccttccctatgaggacaggctgagagagttggggttgttcagcctggagaagagaaggctctgaggagaccttaaagtgaccttccagtacctgaaggggctgcaggaaagctggggaggggctattcataagggcttgtggggataggaccagggggaatgggtataaactggagaggggcagatttagactggacattgggaagaatttcttcactatgagagtggtgagacactggcacaggttgcccagggaagttgtggattccccatccctggaggtattcacggccaggctggatgggtccttgggcagcctggtctggtgggaagtgtccctgcccatggcagggaggttggaactggatgatctttaaggtcccttccaacccaaactatactacgtttctatgattctatgattctatgtcagtATAATTCTTCTCAGCCAACTGGCATCTCCTTTCATTATATACTGCTTCTGACTGTGGTCAGCATAGCCAAAGCAACTCTTCCTGTTTTGGATTATCTGCACCAACTAAAACTCAGTTCCCAGCTCTCAATGAACTTGTAATCTTCAAATCAACACACATCACGTCACGCCTTTTAAGGAGGCCAGGAGAATTCTTGTCAAACTAGTTCTTTTTCACTAAGCATCAAATACCACTTCACCATCTGCTCCATCAGATTTACAAATACTAGATTTGGCTTATGGATCCAACTTTTGAGCACCAGAGAAAGCGAGAAAATATCAGTGCAAGCCTTAGAACTGTCTCACCCTGACACTTAGATCTGCCTCCACCGCCTCTCTGGTGAGAGAACCATTTGCCACTTTATTGTCTCTGCCTTAGATCTGAGACACCTCAGGATCTCTTAAGAGAAACTATATAGAAATGCATTCAGTTGAGGTCTCTTGTCCCATTGAACTCactgggaaacagaaaagttGACAACAACAAATCAAAACCTCCCACTCCTACACGACTGAAATAGCAGGCAACCATTTAATGTTACTGCTACTGTAAATGGTTCTGTGCCAGTGCTAATGACTCCAGGGTAGCTCCGCTGACTGACTCGGTACTAcagtaaatatttgaaaaatagaaTTAGCAGACAATTGTACTCCGTTCTCCTCCAAGAACCACTCTacagcaaagcagctttttGTGGCATGGCCTTGGtcaacagaaaaacacacattGTGATGCAGCATATAGAATTCATGTTCTGCCCCACAACTACCACTTTCTTTAAATCCATTCAAAGtgaacttttaaaaagattagAATCCACACCATTTAGCTCTTATCACCACAAAACCACTGGTATCTGAATGAATCATGCATGCTTAACCTCACGATTCAGTGATCTCAGATCTgactgtgtatttttatatccatgcagataaaagaaaagtactttttGGGTAGCTAGTTGCAAAACTATCTTCTTTCTCATAATATCATGCCTTTTGATTAAGTTACAAGGCATGTGCTTATAAAAGTAAATCTTTCTAGTtaaggaaattttcttttttttttctcaaaggctGCAAGTTTCAAACCCATAAAATTGTTGCAATTAGAACTATATTTAAGCTTGTCTGTAAATACATGGAGCACGCTAACACAGTGtttaactgctgctttttcttccattttaccAAAGACACAACTTACTATTATTTTATATCACTTACCTGTGAGGTCAGGCTGAGGATTGCTGgaataagactgaaaaaatgtaAGGCAACCATAGCCTCTAAAGTTCCGGGAAAAGCACCTCCTTTTGTACTATGATCTATATGGTCACATGACTTACAAAAAGTATGTTATAACAAACTAGTACACTGACGTTATAATACAGCCATTCCCTACTCCAACTATTTCAGGAATATTCGCGAATTTGTGGGAAAAATTGCTAAGCAAGCCAAAAAAGTAACCaggttttgtatttctttcaaggAGACACCGTAGCAAGGACTCACATGCGGTACAGCTCAGTATATTTGCTCCCAAACATAAATCCTAATTAAAAGACAGTGAGGGAAGGGTGAATCAATTCTATCTTCCCATTTAAAAACATCTCAGTCTCACCTGTCCTGCTGTGTCACCAGATTCTCCCTGCAcgatttttcctctttctccaaaGTCCCTCTCCCTAGATGTTTTTAACATGCATTTTCATGGAAGATTATGTcctaaattaaagaaaagccaACTATCAGCACTGAATGCAGTAACAGTACTCACTGAATCCGCGGAACTGAAAAGCTAAAcattcttttgaaattatttatataatgtACTTCCTCGTTTACAAGAGAATTTCAGCAAGACTTAACATTTTTCACCCtctttgaaatacagaactCCACCTTCAACATTAAGGTTCCCAGTATGGTCTGTTGGTCACCACTATCTTCCTTGCAGCAGGAAACATGATTGGCAATCAGTACAGCTACCAGACTCTCTGAAGCTTGAGAAGTCAGCATAATGGGGACAGCCAGTGAAGAGAGACGAAATTCATTCATTTCATCCTATCTAACTTCATAAACACAAAATTATAACATACCCTTCAAGAGAACAAGGCATACAAATTCCTTCCAAAAGGCACACGCTAGTAACAGTTCAGAAAATGTGCCTATTTCACTGGCACAAGCTGTCCTTTTATCCGCAAGCTTGGAGGAGCACAGGGGGGCACCACAAGCACCATCGGATCTTCAGGTCCAAAATGGTTCTGTCTCCATGTCATCCCACACCTCAGTGTCTCGTTCCCTACAGTTCCTCTGTATCTTCACGGAATTAAGACTCCAGCTGTAGTTTGATGCCGTGATCACCACtgtgtgaaaaatatttgcagacaAGACCAAGCCCAGGTTGCCTCTTCCCAGAAGCTTCTCCCGTCATGCAGCAGTTTCAAGGACCAGCCCTCCTGGCActgttcttcctctttgtcTTTACTGTTTCActtcttatttcttcctctctcgCCCTTCCCCAAAATGTTCGTCCTTTTGTTAACTTAGAGTCTCTCTAATTACTCTCAGCTTCCCTTGCGCCCTAGTTTAGTTCCTTCGGCTTCCTCTAGAACTGTTTCAGTCACCCAATCTATTCCTTGTTCAGCACCCTTCCAAAAATTCACCTATCCCAGGAATACTTCTCTTGAGGAAGTGAAAAAACTGAGGTTATTGACTATTCGGGAGCTGTAGTGACTGTGGCCTCTGCTGGCACAAGGCAGGATACACAGCTCCTGGCAGGGACAGGATACCAGAGACTGTGGATGTTGCAAATCCCACTTTAAGATTATGATCTCCACAAGATACCAGCTTCCCCAACAGAAAGACTCTTCTTACACAAGTTCCACTTAAATCTTTCTAAACAAGGGTTGCACAAGTCACAACCCTTCTCTAATTCTGTAGGTGGAAAGCATGCCCACATGCATGTGTTTCTGTAAGCCATCAGTAAGCCTTAGCAGAAACCAACcgctttctttttgtttgttataGGCTGATTTCTTTCTGGTTCGGCTCTGTATTACTGTTATACTGACAGTGCAGTGTGGACAGCAAGGAGCGATGAACATCTAAGTTGTATAAAAACCACACACATGCTCCCCCAAAGCTTTCAAGCTGCTATCTTACTGTACActgcagatcacagaatcacccGACAACCTTGCTGAATAGCAGCTGCGGTTGTTAGAGCTAAGGTTATCCTGCCTTCAGGCCGGTGCTGACAGCGTACCACTGTGTGCATCCAAGCACTGCAGTGTGGAGCCGTATAAACATGGCTCTCAACACACACAAGCAAAATATACACACCAAATAATATAATTCATGGTAGTGCAAACGGTGTTTGAACAAACCCTTGTAATGAGCAAGAGAGGCTCTACCAGTCTTTTGTACTTCACAAGTGTGGAACCCTCTCCCCAGAGAACAAAACGCAGAAGTCGGCTCAGATTCCTCTGACTGCCTTTAGCTACCTATGATTTAAATGGAGATTAGCCAGGTAGAAGTCTCTATGGAGAAAGTAAGGTAACATGATGATGTTCTCTGTCcatcaaatttaaaaatcaaaacaagatCCCTCAAAACACTGTTCTCAGTGTTGACTCTGTACTGACAAAACTCCAGTTGTtacctaaacaaacaaaacacgTGCATCAAGTTTGAACGGTAATTGAGCCAGAAACTTCGTAACTCTGTTGCAATATGATACATAGCGCACTAactgacaaaacattttttgatCTGTGTCCCAAATGTGACTTCAAGTGTAGCAGCCATGCTAGCCCAAAAGACTCAAAATGTGATGCGTCACACAACTATCAACTCatcataattaaaaattgaCATTGTGCTTTGGCAAACTGGCTGCATTTCAATGCTCTGTATGATGCAAAACTCCCCTCCTCAAAATCCTGAGTAGTGCAAGCTAAAAATTGCATCCAACAGCACTAGTACTTCTTCAAATTCTCACTCTACCTTATGCCTGTAATCATACATAACAAgagttttgctgaaataaaCGATGTTTCACTTCAGCTTAAACCCTGAGGCAGTTAAAACCCCACTGATTCATGCAGTACAACAAAGTGCAGGAGTCCGCTGGAACCGAGGATAAGCCTTACCCCAGTACATAATTTTCACCTCATCAAGCTCTTAAAAAGAAGTATGAATTTAATGCAGTAACaaacaggaaggacacagacaTGCATAGTAAATGCTCATAAAAAGTAACATGATGGCACATGGATTGTTTTAATTGTTGCCTTCAGTTTCACAGTTTTGTTTGGCAAAAGATTGATTAAAACAGGTAGTGTGGTGAACTGCAATTAAATGAGGTGTGCTGATAAAAGGATGTATTTCAAAAGCCTCAAAGTTGCTGTGAAGGAGGATGTTCTTTAGGTATTGGGaatataaatttttttcttaaggtaTATGCTGGTTGAGGCATCTGCTTCTTTGTCCCCAAGCGGTCAACGCGTCTGCCCACATCTTCATTAACTTCTGTAAGAATCGACAAAATATCTTCACCCCTACAAACAGAAggagagcaaaaataaaaagccacttATTCATGAGTAGATGGCGCTCCATTTAACACCTCCCAGATCATCTAGAAGATACAgtataaacatttaaaagacaaaaaagaacacacatccttctctgcaaatttctcctcttttgttCTCATTCGAGTCATACTAAAAAGAGACGACCTTTCCTCACTCTGCCTTGCTCAATtctaacaaaactgaaaaataacgGAATAAAAGATTTCTACGTAAATCCACTCAAGAAACAGATGGCTCTGCCTTAAAGAATATAGATGGCAGGGTTTGAGACTTTTTACTATAAACTTCACATTCTCCATATCACCTCTATGGAACTAGCAGTGTTAATGTAAATTTATCAATGGCAAGCAAACCAACCATTGGTTTAACTAATTCTGTCCACCTCAGAACATGGGTTAGTGTTCCTGTGTGACAAGGTGGGGGGAAGTGTTCCCCCCATTTTTTCATGGAAGAGCTAAGCAAAGTTATTTACCTTGGGACCAATAATCGTAGCTTGCTGCATAGGGCCTGAATATACCAAGTACCCTGTTCAGTGTGCCGGAAAGAGACATATCCATCAATTGTGGCCATGCCTAGGAGGAAATCAGCCTCTTCAGGAATACTTTCAGGAGAAAGGCTCTGTTGCATGGAAGACAAGGCAGGAGTTTGTGCATCAGCTTCAACATAGACAGGACACTGTACTGCTTTACCCTGGCATGCTTGGATaaagaagagtttgggtttttcaGCCAGCTGCGGACATTGTCTGGCAGTGAAGTGGGACATGATCTTGCGGATTGACACAAGTTTTGCATCTTTCCCATAGACTGCCCCTGAGTCTCCATGAGATAGAATACAACATATAAAACAGTCCCTGTCTTTATGATCTGGCAAACGCTGCCACGTTAGCATGAGATCTTCAATCTGCTGAGATGTCAGATCTCTGTAAGTCTTCACGTCAAGACCAAGCCATGTGAACACTCGCTGCAGTTCttctgtaattaaaagaaataaaaaaaaatatgaggcAGAGGAAAACCAATTTATGAAGTCACATGCAAGCTAATCTGACCAGGAAAGACCTTACACTCTGACACTTCTGTAGATTCATTCTTACATCAGTATCAACTAAAGGTTGACTGGAATAATAGAAGATGGCATTAGCTCACAGATTTCTGGATTTTTCTAggcaattttcagaaaatataatgaCATTTTACAATGTAGAATGACACACTAAGTAAGCTCACAAATGACACCTGAAAATAAGAGAATGCTCCCTCCAGTTTCAGATTAGATCTTTCAAAACCTTCCttacattattattttccaGTTGCAGTTTTGACTATTGTTTCATTCACAGGAGATAAGaatgaacagaataaaataagaagtaTGTACTTAGATAATAAAATTAGAAGATTTGCTTGATTATGGAATTTTGCATTGTATTATGCAGAATGATGTTTTAGTTTAGGTTTAGTTCTTTATTATAGCTATAGAAAAAGGCTAAGTAAAAAGTTATTCTTAAATTGATTCAAAAATGATCCAACTGCATCAGAAACTCAGTGGTTACTCATCCCTTAACCCTTCCTTCTCTAGGATATGCAAATGCCATAATTTAACACATATCAAACATTTCACTCTTTAATATTAActaaaatatatacaataaAATATAGAGCAATACTAGAAAATCAGCTCACATGAGGAAAATCTCACTTCAGTAACTCACCAGCATCTTTGCAAGAGCCCGTCCTCTCCTGAAGAGAGCTACCAAAGTTAACATTATTAATAATAAGACAAAATCCTCTGTGTGGTCCATCCATTTTGTAGCTTGTAATCTTCTgtagaaaggaaatggaaaaagctTACAGCTTTAATGAATCTATTCAACTTACCCATATTTCCTTAACATATATGAAAATCGGCATCCAAAAATTAGAGACACCTAAGATTAGGTTAGTTTTGAAAAGCTGGAATTCAATAGTGCCTCCTTGTGTGAAAAGACATGCGTGAAGCCTCAAACACACTGTCACCACACTATCAAGCTGTAAAGGAAAAGTTTAGCAGCATACAGATTGGTCATCTGTATGCAATAGGAAGGACTCGGCAGCCAAACTCTGCGATCTGAATTGTGATGGGGATAGAAGTTCCAAAATGTTTCCAATATCATGACAATATCTTAATTTCAGATGGCAGAGGGTTCACAGTGAAACTACAGGATGTTAGACACCCGCATTGCTTTTTTCGAGAGTAGTGATGAATATCCAGAGCAGACAGTTTATATTGATCACCTGGAAGGGAATGCACTAGAACAGAAATCTCTGAAGTGCATAAATCTGCCACACTACCAGTTTTGCTAAGACTTAAAAGTTACCTCCCACTCttaagaaagaacattttaaaaactggaaagtGACAAAAACTTCAAATACAATCACTTCAAGTCCAACCGTGGGTTGAAATAAAAAACTCCCACCACTCCAGTTCCTTTGTGCTCACTAGAGAGAGCCACAAACACCTGCTTTTGTGCATTTCAGTAGCACAAAATGAAGGCAGCACTCCAAGCTCCTTGAACATCTGCAAGAAGTATTTTTGCTACAGCAGCCTGAACACTAGGTGATGAAAAGATACATTACAGCAGAGAACTTCAATAAATGGAACAGCtataaagaaatgcagcagcttgCTCCCTCAATATCCATGctcatcagaaagaaa includes:
- the CASP10 gene encoding caspase-10 isoform X2, encoding MEDSVSLKFLQQLLLIDENLVAEDVSALKFLCTDLLPFRKLENVKSAVDIFQFLMDEDYLNKEDTFLLAELLYRIKCYPLLMKVGYTKDKVQECLHEKGRVSPYRQMLYELSENITSEMLKDIIFLLQDYLPKRRTTLSALELLIFLEKQGLLSENNVQMLEEVCVHISPDLLETVNCYKRTKVSLPQQENTLPVKESSLSHAGDISVLLTSSQETSIKPVGSSINDEKAASLVQGFSEMSLELPGKFSNVENESKKITSYKMDGPHRGFCLIINNVNFGSSLQERTGSCKDAEELQRVFTWLGLDVKTYRDLTSQQIEDLMLTWQRLPDHKDRDCFICCILSHGDSGAVYGKDAKLVSIRKIMSHFTARQCPQLAEKPKLFFIQACQGKAVQCPVYVEADAQTPALSSMQQSLSPESIPEEADFLLGMATIDGYVSFRHTEQGTWYIQALCSKLRLLVPRGEDILSILTEVNEDVGRRVDRLGTKKQMPQPAYTLRKKFIFPIPKEHPPSQQL
- the CASP10 gene encoding caspase-10 isoform X3, with the translated sequence MDEDYLNKEDTFLLAELLYRIKCYPLLMKVGYTKDKVQECLHEKGRVSPYRQMLYELSENITSEMLKDIIFLLQDYLPKRRTTLSALELLIFLEKQGLLSENNVQMLEEVCVHISPDLLETVNCYKRTKVSLPQQENTLPVKESSLSHAGDISVLLTSSQETSIKPVGSSINDEKAASLVQGFSEMSLELPGKFSNVENESKKITSYKMDGPHRGFCLIINNVNFGSSLQERTGSCKDAEELQRVFTWLGLDVKTYRDLTSQQIEDLMLTWQRLPDHKDRDCFICCILSHGDSGAVYGKDAKLVSIRKIMSHFTARQCPQLAEKPKLFFIQACQGKAVQCPVYVEADAQTPALSSMQQSLSPESIPEEADFLLGMATIDGYVSFRHTEQGTWYIQALCSKLRLLVPRGEDILSILTEVNEDVGRRVDRLGTKKQMPQPAYTLRKKFIFPIPKEHPPSQQL